In the Hordeum vulgare subsp. vulgare chromosome 7H, MorexV3_pseudomolecules_assembly, whole genome shotgun sequence genome, one interval contains:
- the LOC123408280 gene encoding origin of replication complex subunit 1-like yields the protein MPYEIVPQRFVTSFCGSLFYKVCYGCSKGQTAKTRKSRASLGGKPPNPNPHSRRPISVFRISTEFTVVLLPCPLNRITAQAAPSHLALAPSAAGKRPRRAPPRPAPPPLTIAGAPYPPPSLAAAPLPHRRLCRADPPARCPQREAPRAPHCRRRPCSPIPPWEICLFRVCASANASASATPIRSSPSKAMAAAAQMEFSTPSKPTPRRKSKSVASPPPMSPATPSTVRRSSRLLETPAKDLSEAALFETPAKPKPKAVLFETPAKPKPAPTLKRKRAAPSPSPKTPTQTERKPKRQRRLPTNRVYYRKVVYDGGEFAAGDDVYIKRLEGEESDAEDPEAEDCRVCFRAGGGVMVECDACLGGFHLRCVRPPLRRVPEGDWACPYCKAEHEGRAMDRPKPPVGKKIKRTAKEKLLASDLWAARIESLRREPDGAFWAKVRWYTIPEETAAGRQPHNLRRELYRTNDVGDIEMETILRHCFVMSPKEFRDAANDGDDVFYCEYEYDIHWHNFKRLADIDDEPETKEDPSDEPYNAADDYNSDTDVDSEYDEEDEPAARCSARKNQSNEKILPANSWKGRIYGLQKIGIRKIPEHVRCHQKTALEKAKATLLLATLPKSLPCRDKEMEEISTFVKDAICNDHCLGRCLYIHGVPGTGKTMSVLAVMRRLRSEFDSGALRPYCFIEINGLKLASPENIYKVIYEQLSGHRVGWKKALHYLTQHFSDGKKIGKQANQPIVLLIDELDLLLTRNQSVLYNILDWPTKPNSNLVIIGIANTMDLPEKLLPRISSRMGIQRLCFGPYNYRQLQEIITSRLKGINAFEDQAIEFASRKVAAMSGDARRALEICRRAAEFADYRVKQFQQVEQTPSSANIGNGFVCMGDIEDAIQEVFQAPHIQVMKNCPKFGKVILAAMVHELYRSGLGEVLFDKLAATVFSWCHVNREILPGYDTLLKICCKLGESKIVLCEEGTKHKLQKLQLNYPSDDVTFALKESPDLPWLSKYL from the exons TCCTGCCCTGTCCTCTGAATCGCATCACGGCGCAGGCCGCACCATCCCATCTCGCCTTGGCCCCGTCCGCCGCCGGCAAGCGTCCTCGCcgagccccgccccgccccgccccgccgccactCACCATCgccggcgcgccctaccccccgccCTCCCTCGCCGCCGCTCCACTGCCCCACCGCCGGTTGTGCCGCGCCGATCCGCCGGCTCGCTGCCCACAGAGGGAAGCGCCCCGCGCCCCCCACTGCCGACGGCGCCCGTGCTCTCCGATTCCACCCTGGGAGATCTGCCTGTTCCGTGTCTGTGCCAGCGCCAACGCCAGCGCCAGCGCCACCCCGATCAGATCCTCTCCGTCGAaggccatggccgccgccgcccaGATGGAATTCTCCACCCCGTCCAAGCCCACGCCCAGACGGAAGTCCAAATCCGTGGCCTCGCCGCCGCCAATGTCTCCGGCGACGCCCTCCACGGTCCGCAGGTCCTCCCGCCTCCTCGAGACCCCCGCCAAGGACCTCTCGGAGGCCGCCCTCTTCGAGACGCCGGCCAAGCCCAAGCCCAAGGCCGTCCTCTTCGAGACGCCGGCCAAGCCCAAGCCCGCGCCCACCCTCAAGCGGAAGCGGgccgcgccgtcgccgtcgcccaagACCCCGACCCAGACCGAGCGCAAGCCCAAGCGGCAGCGGCGGCTGCCGACGAATCGGGTCTACTACCGCAAGGTGGTGTACGACGGCGGGGAGTTCGCCGCCGGGGATGACGTCTACATCAAGCGGCTGGAGGGCGAAGAGTCGGACGCCGAGGACCCCGAGGCGGAGGACTGCCGCGTCTGCTTCCGCGCCGGCGGCGGGGTCATGGTGGAGTGCGATGCCTGCCTCGGCGGCTTCCACCTGCGCTGCGTGCGCCCGCCGCTGCGCCGCGTGCCAGAGGGGGACTGGGCGTGCCCGTACTGCAAGGCCGAGCATGAGGGGAGGGCGATGGACAGGCCCAAGCCGCCGGTCGGGAAGAAGATCAAGAGGACAGCCAAAGAGAAGCTTCTCGCCAGCGATTTATGGGCTGCGCGCATTGAAAG TTTACGGAGGGAGCCAGATGGAGCATTCTGGGCAAAGGTGAGGTGGTACACTATTCCTGAAGAGACTGCAGCAGGAAGGCAGCCACACAATTTGCGGAGAGAGCTGTATCGTACCAATGATGTTGGAGACATTGAG ATGGAAACTATCCTTAGACATTGTTTTGTCATGAGCCCCAAAGAGTTTAGGGATGCCGCTAATGACGGAGATGATGTATTTTATTGCGAATATGAGTATGATATACATTGGCATAATTTTAAGCGTCTGGCAGAtattgatgatgaacctgag ACAAAAGAAGATCCCAGTGACGAGCCTTACAATGCTGCTGATGATTATAACAGTGATACCGATGTAGATTCAGAATACGATGAGGAGGATGAACCGGCTGCACGTTGCTCAGCCAGAAAGAACCAATCTAATGAGAAAATTTTGCCTGCT AATTCATGGAAAGGGAGGATATATGGCCTGCAAAAGATTGGAATCCGTAAAATACCTGAGCATGTTCGGTGTCATCAAAAGACTGCTCTGGAGAAGGCGAAAGCTACCTTGTTATTGGCCACTCTTCCCAAGTCATTGCCTTGCAGGGATAA AGAAATGGAGGAGATCTCGACATTTGTGAAGGATGCAATTTGCAATGACCATTGTCTAGGACGCTGCCTTTATATTCATGGTGTGCCTGGTACTGGCAAG ACTATGAGTGTACTTGCAGTCATGAGGAGGTTGAGATCTGAATTTGATTCTGGAGCTCTGAGGCCCTATTGTTTTATAGAAATCAATGGTCTCAAATTAGCTTCTCCAGAGAATATCTACAAG GTTATATATGAACAGTTGAGTGGGCATAGGGTGGGATGGAAAAAAGCTCTTCATTATTTGACACAGCACTTTTCAGATGGCAAGAAAATTGGAAAGCAAGCAAACCAGCCAATTGTTTTGCTCATCGACGAGCTTGATCTCCTTTTGACAAGAAATCAGTCG GTGCTGTATAACATTCTTGATTGGccgaccaagccaaattcaaaccTAGTTATTATAG GTATAGCAAACACAATGGATCTTCCAGAAAAACTATTGCCGCGTATCTCAAGTAGGATGGGTATTCAGCGGCTGTGTTTTGGCCCCTATAATTATCGGCAACTGCAGGAAATCATAACAAGCCGTCTTAAGGGTATCAATGCCTTTGAAGATCAAGCTATTGAGTTTGCTTCTAGAAAG GTAGCTGCTATGTCTGGCGATGCTAGGCGGGCCTTAGAAATTTGTAGACGCGCAGCAGAGTTTGCAGACTACCGTGTTAAACAATTTCAACAGGTTGAACAGACTCCCTCTTCTGCAAATATAG GAAATGGTTTTGTTTGCATGGGTGACATAGAAGACGCTATTCAAGAAGTCTTTCAGGCACCACATATTCAA GTAATGAAGAATTGTCCAAAATTTGGGAAAGTTATACTGGCTGCTATGGTCCACGAACTATACAGGAGTGGCCTAGGTGAAGTATTGTTTGATAAG CTGGCAGCGACTGTTTTCTCTTGGTGCCACGTCAACAGAGAAATATTGCCCGGATACGATACTCTCCTGAAAATCTG TTGCAAGCTTGGTGAGAGCAAGATCGTTCTCTGTGAGGAAGGCACCAAGCATAAGTTGCAGAAGCTGCAGCTTAATTACCCAAG